In a genomic window of Vibrio gigantis:
- a CDS encoding OsmC family protein, producing MQAEVKWVEGFKFLGQSQSGHSIVMDGSGGATAPSPMEMVLMAAGGCSSVDVVDGLKSAGQNITGCNAKLETTRRETAPKIFTVINIHFEVSGDSLDPELVAKVCADSLEKYCSVCLMLGAGVEMTHSWEIV from the coding sequence ATGCAAGCAGAAGTTAAATGGGTCGAAGGCTTTAAATTCCTAGGTCAATCTCAATCAGGTCACTCTATCGTTATGGATGGAAGTGGCGGTGCTACCGCCCCAAGCCCTATGGAGATGGTCCTTATGGCCGCAGGTGGCTGTAGTTCTGTTGATGTGGTAGATGGTTTGAAGTCTGCGGGTCAGAACATCACAGGCTGTAATGCAAAGCTTGAAACCACACGTCGTGAAACAGCGCCAAAAATCTTTACTGTGATTAACATTCACTTTGAAGTGTCGGGTGACAGCCTTGATCCAGAGTTAGTGGCTAAAGTATGTGCTGACTCTTTAGAAAAGTACTGCTCTGTTTGCTTAATGCTGGGTGCTGGCGTTGAAATGACACACAGTTGGGAAATCGTTTAG
- the msrB gene encoding peptide-methionine (R)-S-oxide reductase MsrB, with amino-acid sequence MNKLSKILVSLVVALPLISLFVSQTGTANTMDKTANSGKSEIATLAGGCFWCTESDLEKLKGVTDVISGYSGGKLENPTYKQVSSGKSGHIEVINVTYNPDVVSYEQVLDQFFRHIDPTDDKGSFVDRGPQYRPAIFYHNQEQKDVAQNFMMEIDKAQIFGAPLKTELIKFEKFWPAEDYHQDYYKKSKVRYNYYRYASGRDQYLDKIFGDDRKDNPKTIRQIIDSKNAKTYVKPSDAEIKAKLTALQYDVTQEDATERPFDNKYWDNKQEGIYVDIVTGEPLFSSKDKYKSGTGWPSFTQPINEAYVVTTTDYKLLYPRTEVRSKFGDSHLGHVFKDGPKPTGLRYCMNSAAMRFIPADKLAEEGYEEYVEMFEG; translated from the coding sequence ATGAATAAATTATCTAAAATATTGGTATCACTCGTGGTTGCGCTACCACTGATTTCACTATTTGTGAGCCAGACTGGCACTGCCAATACAATGGATAAAACGGCTAATTCAGGTAAAAGTGAAATCGCGACACTGGCTGGTGGTTGTTTTTGGTGTACGGAGTCCGATCTAGAGAAGCTAAAAGGTGTAACCGACGTTATCTCTGGATATTCTGGTGGCAAGTTAGAAAACCCAACCTATAAACAAGTTTCTTCAGGTAAGTCTGGTCACATCGAAGTGATCAACGTGACCTATAACCCTGATGTGGTTAGCTATGAACAGGTTCTTGACCAATTCTTCCGACATATCGACCCGACTGATGACAAAGGGTCATTCGTAGACCGTGGACCGCAATATCGACCTGCCATTTTCTATCATAACCAAGAGCAAAAAGACGTTGCTCAAAACTTTATGATGGAGATAGACAAGGCTCAGATCTTTGGTGCCCCACTAAAAACAGAACTGATCAAATTTGAGAAATTCTGGCCAGCAGAGGATTACCACCAAGATTACTATAAGAAGAGTAAGGTTCGTTACAATTACTACCGTTACGCTTCAGGTCGTGATCAATATTTAGATAAAATCTTCGGTGATGATAGAAAGGATAACCCTAAAACAATCCGCCAGATCATCGACAGTAAGAATGCTAAAACATACGTAAAACCGTCTGATGCAGAGATCAAAGCCAAGCTTACCGCACTTCAATACGATGTAACGCAAGAAGACGCGACTGAGCGCCCGTTTGACAACAAATACTGGGATAACAAGCAAGAAGGTATTTACGTTGATATCGTAACGGGTGAGCCATTGTTCTCTTCAAAAGACAAATACAAGTCAGGTACAGGCTGGCCGAGCTTTACACAGCCAATCAACGAGGCTTATGTAGTAACAACTACTGACTACAAACTCCTTTATCCGAGAACAGAGGTTCGTAGTAAGTTTGGTGATTCTCACCTAGGGCATGTATTTAAAGATGGTCCAAAACCAACAGGCTTAC
- a CDS encoding OmpA family protein → MKRLSKIMYAVVAASGLAAAPSIAATTYVGAKLGMGWLDSACVSGTKCDDDAIGVGIYSGYRFTERLGVELSSDFLGDYKTSFSKNGTTAAFSDPLIAISLTPMYRLPVQQEFDVFFKAGPAYISHGGEDDVVLSAGIGVEKQLSSDWALRAEYQYFDDFDDKYVQDLNSNFLSVGISYSFGTGTATAAAAASSAAVTQAPSEPITEPVVVVEEKTTVVVTKAQTESYSQEMFATNSTELSTDGKIALQPLVEVLKAHPQSTVVVVGHTDSTGAAEYNMMISKKRAAAVAAHIEEQGIEAERITATGEGEENPVASNDTAEGRAQNRRVDATIPGFEYQEEVQVEEVIVETAE, encoded by the coding sequence ATGAAAAGACTGTCAAAAATCATGTATGCCGTTGTTGCCGCTTCAGGCTTAGCAGCAGCTCCCTCAATTGCTGCTACAACTTATGTGGGTGCCAAACTGGGCATGGGCTGGTTAGATAGCGCATGTGTAAGCGGTACAAAGTGTGATGATGATGCAATTGGTGTTGGCATCTACTCCGGTTATAGATTTACTGAAAGACTCGGTGTTGAACTTAGTTCTGATTTCTTAGGTGACTATAAGACAAGCTTTTCTAAGAATGGTACAACCGCAGCATTCAGTGACCCACTAATCGCAATCTCGCTAACACCAATGTACCGCCTACCTGTACAACAAGAGTTTGACGTATTCTTCAAAGCTGGCCCTGCTTACATTTCACACGGTGGTGAAGATGATGTAGTTCTTTCGGCTGGTATCGGTGTAGAGAAGCAACTGTCTTCAGACTGGGCACTGCGAGCTGAATACCAATATTTTGATGATTTCGACGACAAATATGTTCAAGACCTAAACTCAAATTTTCTATCTGTAGGTATTAGCTACAGCTTTGGTACGGGTACTGCGACAGCAGCGGCTGCAGCTTCTTCGGCAGCAGTGACACAAGCTCCATCTGAGCCAATCACAGAGCCAGTCGTAGTCGTTGAAGAGAAAACAACGGTTGTCGTAACTAAAGCGCAAACAGAGAGCTACTCTCAAGAGATGTTTGCGACAAACAGTACTGAACTGTCTACAGACGGTAAGATTGCACTACAGCCTCTAGTTGAAGTTCTTAAAGCTCACCCTCAATCGACTGTTGTTGTTGTTGGTCACACTGACTCAACAGGCGCTGCTGAATACAACATGATGATCTCTAAGAAACGTGCTGCTGCAGTTGCTGCACACATCGAAGAGCAAGGTATCGAAGCTGAGCGTATCACTGCTACAGGTGAAGGTGAAGAGAACCCAGTTGCATCAAACGATACCGCTGAAGGTCGTGCTCAAAACCGTCGTGTTGACGCAACGATCCCTGGTTTCGAATACCAAGAAGAAGTACAAGTTGAAGAAGTTATCGTAGAAACTGCTGAATAA
- the phnX gene encoding phosphonoacetaldehyde hydrolase has protein sequence MNTTSPIQAVIFDWAGTIVDFGSFAPTSIFVEAFKQGFDFDIDLAEAREPMGIGKWDHIQAVGRIPAVDARWKAQFGRSMTSEDVDAIYAAFMPLQKAKVADHAAPILNAIEVVNNLKEKNVKIGSCSGYPREVMDVLIPAAADYGYRPDNVVATDDLPQGGRPAPFMALKNVIDLGVTNVAACVKVDDAAPGIDEGHNAGMWTVGLVLSGNEAGLTYQEYVDADEATLATAREKASVKLNKSNPHYLIDTIADLPEVIADIENRLLAGERP, from the coding sequence ATGAACACAACATCACCTATCCAAGCGGTTATCTTTGACTGGGCCGGCACTATCGTTGATTTTGGATCGTTTGCTCCAACCAGCATCTTCGTAGAAGCATTCAAACAAGGTTTCGACTTTGATATCGACTTAGCAGAAGCGCGCGAACCTATGGGGATTGGCAAATGGGACCACATCCAAGCGGTTGGTCGAATTCCAGCTGTTGATGCTCGTTGGAAGGCTCAGTTCGGACGCTCAATGACCAGTGAAGACGTTGACGCTATCTACGCGGCATTTATGCCTCTTCAGAAAGCGAAAGTAGCAGACCACGCAGCACCCATTTTAAACGCGATTGAAGTGGTGAATAACCTAAAAGAGAAGAACGTAAAAATTGGCTCTTGTTCAGGTTACCCACGTGAAGTAATGGATGTGCTAATTCCTGCAGCAGCAGATTACGGCTATCGTCCAGACAACGTGGTTGCAACCGATGATTTACCTCAAGGTGGTCGCCCTGCACCATTCATGGCGCTTAAAAACGTCATTGACCTAGGTGTTACAAACGTTGCTGCTTGTGTGAAAGTAGATGATGCAGCACCGGGGATTGATGAAGGCCACAACGCAGGCATGTGGACAGTCGGCCTTGTACTATCAGGTAACGAAGCAGGCTTAACCTACCAAGAATATGTGGATGCAGATGAAGCGACACTTGCAACTGCGCGTGAAAAAGCAAGCGTGAAGCTAAACAAATCTAACCCGCACTACCTAATTGATACCATTGCTGATTTGCCAGAAGTAATTGCCGACATCGAAAACCGTTTATTAGCCGGTGAACGGCCATAA